Proteins encoded together in one Anaerotignum propionicum DSM 1682 window:
- a CDS encoding 4Fe-4S binding protein codes for MEIKKVWAVFFSPTGGTEKVATTVAQVAAKALCAAYDTYDFTLPQGRENEVVFGEGDLVVLGTPVIAGRVPNLLLPYLKEKIKGTGAIGVPVVSFGNRDYDDALMELRNIMEDRGFQTVAGGAFVSEHSFSRKLGAGRPDEKDHALLTEFGEKIGEKIKQGWVYSQPAYVKGEEPIRPYFTPRDRHEGAIDIRKVKPVTGESCCNCGICAEVCPMGAISRDDYSLIPGICMKCCACVKKCPTGAKYFDDGGFIYHKEELEELYERRAEPEFFV; via the coding sequence ATGGAGATTAAAAAGGTATGGGCAGTATTTTTTAGTCCTACAGGGGGGACGGAAAAGGTAGCAACAACTGTTGCACAAGTAGCAGCAAAAGCACTCTGTGCGGCATATGATACTTATGATTTTACACTACCACAGGGCAGAGAAAATGAGGTTGTGTTTGGAGAAGGCGACTTGGTGGTTTTGGGAACCCCTGTTATTGCAGGACGGGTTCCTAATCTTTTGTTGCCCTATTTAAAGGAAAAAATAAAGGGTACAGGTGCAATTGGTGTTCCTGTTGTATCCTTTGGAAATAGAGATTATGATGATGCGTTAATGGAGCTACGCAATATCATGGAGGATAGAGGATTTCAAACGGTTGCAGGTGGGGCATTTGTGAGTGAACACTCCTTTTCCCGCAAGCTCGGTGCAGGCAGACCGGATGAAAAAGACCACGCTTTGCTGACCGAGTTTGGTGAAAAAATCGGAGAGAAAATAAAACAGGGCTGGGTATATAGCCAACCGGCATATGTAAAAGGGGAAGAACCTATCCGCCCCTATTTTACTCCTCGGGATAGGCATGAAGGTGCAATCGATATCCGTAAGGTGAAGCCTGTTACCGGCGAGAGTTGCTGTAATTGCGGAATTTGTGCAGAGGTCTGTCCTATGGGTGCTATTTCAAGGGATGATTATTCTCTTATTCCTGGGATTTGTATGAAGTGCTGTGCCTGTGTGAAAAAATGTCCCACAGGAGCAAAGTATTTTGATGATGGGGGCTTTATTTATCACAAGGAAGAGCTGGAGGAGCTTTACGAAAGAAGGGCTGAGCCTGAATTTTTTGTATAA
- a CDS encoding peptidyl-prolyl cis-trans isomerase has product MKKKGLLCLLAAGVMALSACSADTGKTSKFNDEVVMKVDGREIMKSEYMVYLYTTTKSFTAVGGDDIWTMDFDGQTADELVAERTLNTLQSVIAAMKYAEENKIALTKEQKEAAAKASEQFVTNVPAEDIQKMGIDAKKLTPFMEGSYLYSMVYQALAAECEVDDGEKAQYYEQNKAQMKDDYTTLEIDTIVLNDLDKANEVVKKARAGEDFNSLFKEYDVDENAKKEADGGKMSVYKAQFLSSFAMETVPEVGQVGEPVKMDNNYFVVRVNKVTVPEDSEVKKMAETAFVNQKQAEYSDARFAEMIAAQKVEYVDKVYNSLEKFHDTNVTK; this is encoded by the coding sequence ATGAAGAAAAAAGGACTTCTTTGTCTGTTGGCTGCTGGTGTAATGGCCCTTTCTGCCTGTAGTGCAGATACTGGAAAAACCAGCAAATTTAATGATGAGGTTGTCATGAAGGTTGACGGCAGAGAAATCATGAAATCAGAATATATGGTATATTTATATACAACCACAAAGAGCTTTACTGCTGTAGGCGGTGACGATATTTGGACTATGGATTTTGATGGACAGACGGCGGATGAATTGGTGGCAGAGCGCACACTGAACACCTTACAAAGTGTCATTGCCGCAATGAAGTATGCAGAGGAAAATAAAATTGCCTTAACGAAGGAGCAAAAAGAAGCGGCGGCTAAGGCGTCAGAGCAGTTTGTTACAAATGTGCCGGCAGAGGATATTCAGAAAATGGGAATCGATGCTAAAAAATTGACTCCATTTATGGAAGGTTCCTATTTATATTCCATGGTATATCAAGCCTTAGCGGCTGAATGCGAGGTTGATGATGGAGAAAAGGCGCAATACTATGAGCAGAACAAGGCACAGATGAAGGATGACTATACCACACTGGAGATTGACACCATTGTTTTAAACGATTTGGATAAAGCAAATGAGGTCGTAAAGAAGGCGAGAGCCGGTGAGGACTTCAACAGCTTGTTTAAAGAATACGATGTAGATGAAAATGCAAAAAAGGAGGCGGATGGTGGCAAAATGTCTGTGTATAAAGCCCAGTTTTTGTCTTCCTTTGCCATGGAAACTGTACCGGAAGTAGGCCAGGTTGGCGAACCAGTTAAGATGGATAATAATTACTTTGTTGTGCGTGTGAATAAGGTTACAGTGCCTGAGGACAGTGAGGTAAAGAAAATGGCAGAAACCGCATTTGTAAATCAGAAGCAGGCGGAATATAGCGATGCAAGATTTGCAGAAATGATTGCTGCACAAAAGGTTGAATATGTGGATAAGGTTTATAACAGCCTTGAAAAGTTCCACGATACTAACGTTACGAAATAG
- a CDS encoding 2-hydroxyacid dehydrogenase, producing the protein MKIAFFDTKSYWKDSFGPVAEKYGYEVTFFNERLTPATAHLAAGHDATCSFVNDEVPAEAVHKLKDLGIKVLLLRCAGFDSVDLAAAKECGLPVLRVPAYSPESVAEQGAALLMAVNRKTHLAYERSTKFNFDINGLDGVALVGRTAGVVGTGKIGQCMINILKGFGMNIIAYDAFPNPNLGLEYVTLDELYARSDVISLHCPLMPATRHMVNAEAIAKMKDGVILVNVARGGLVDSVALADAVEAGKFRGVGMDVCEVEHEYFFEDRSDKADKDATLARLLASDKVVISGHLAFLTEEALTSMAEVTCGNAKAFLAGAELVNEVK; encoded by the coding sequence ATGAAAATTGCTTTTTTTGACACCAAGTCTTATTGGAAAGACTCTTTCGGTCCTGTGGCTGAAAAATATGGCTATGAAGTTACTTTCTTTAATGAAAGATTGACACCTGCAACAGCTCACTTGGCAGCAGGTCATGACGCTACATGTTCTTTCGTTAACGATGAAGTACCTGCAGAGGCTGTACATAAATTGAAAGATTTGGGTATTAAGGTTCTGTTATTACGTTGTGCAGGTTTTGATAGTGTTGATTTGGCTGCTGCAAAAGAATGCGGTTTGCCTGTACTTAGAGTACCTGCGTACTCCCCTGAATCAGTTGCGGAACAAGGCGCTGCTTTGTTGATGGCTGTAAACAGAAAAACACATTTGGCTTATGAAAGATCCACAAAGTTCAACTTTGACATCAATGGTTTGGACGGCGTTGCTTTGGTTGGTAGAACAGCAGGTGTTGTTGGTACCGGCAAAATCGGCCAGTGCATGATTAATATTTTAAAAGGTTTCGGCATGAACATCATTGCTTATGATGCATTCCCTAACCCTAACCTTGGTTTGGAATATGTTACATTGGATGAACTTTACGCTCGTTCCGACGTAATTTCTCTTCACTGCCCTCTGATGCCTGCAACTCGTCATATGGTTAATGCAGAAGCAATCGCTAAAATGAAAGACGGCGTAATCTTGGTTAACGTTGCTCGTGGTGGTTTGGTTGATTCTGTTGCTTTGGCTGATGCAGTTGAAGCTGGCAAATTCCGTGGCGTTGGTATGGACGTTTGTGAAGTTGAGCATGAATACTTCTTCGAAGACAGAAGTGACAAGGCAGACAAGGATGCAACTTTGGCAAGATTGCTTGCTAGTGATAAGGTTGTTATTTCCGGTCACTTGGCATTCTTAACAGAAGAAGCTTTGACTTCCATGGCAGAAGTAACATGCGGTAACGCAAAGGCTTTCTTGGCTGGCGCAGAATTGGTAAACGAAGTAAAATAA
- the mfd gene encoding transcription-repair coupling factor: MKTLTEPLLELEGYQKVLEAIQKNHTPVFATGVIDVEKSHFLYSIMEHSQKPLLILTYSELRAREILSDMSFFYKNPIYYPAKDILFYSADVHSMEMNRQRFGAVERLLSGERPIIVASMEALLDRYPKKEIFSQFILTLKNGDIVDINKLTKQLICLGYERAELVESAGQFALRGGILDIFSLTSDDAVRIEFWDDEIDSIRLMDASSQRSIDKLEETHIFPMRELVYDEDMAEQAANKMSKEFSKSLQSMMKKGLIEEAERLKENIGEDGERLRLEKNLSNIGSYIPYFYEDTVSLLDYIPEDTLLCFDEPERIREHMNAIMEEYGESMKGRIAQGYLLPGQAKLLFDYMDILRQGENFGRILLAGLNQRTADFEPKAKVNFAVRSTPSFSKRVDLFCEELEYLRKNEYRSIVLAGTGSRAQRMAKELSEMGIPAVYMESLEAPIPKGAVWVAKGSLSKGFCYEFINLMVFSDSELFGGGEKKQKKNKRKNGAAIESFTDLKMGDFVVHDNHGIGIFCGLEKISVEGVQKDYMKISYRDGGNLFVPVNQMDMVQKYIGSGGGAPKLNKLGGQDWIKAKAKTRAAIKILAEDLVALYAKRAAAKGYDYGPDTVWQREFEEAFPYAETEDQLNAIEDVKHDMESGKVMDRLICGDVGYGKTEVAIRAAFKAVQDGKQVAFLVPTTILAQQHYNTFIQRMSGYPVTIELLSRFRTPKQQKESLKNLERGYADIVIGTHRILSKDVAFKDLGLIIVDEEQRFGVSHKEKLKRLRENVDVLTLSATPIPRTLHMSLSGIRDMSLLEEPPQERRPVQTYVMESNPEFVREAIHREVARGGQVYYLYNRVDSISEEAFRLQKMIPEANIAFAHGQMSERELEGIMEDFISGETDVLVCTTIIETGMDISNANTIIIQDADRMGLSQLYQLRGRVGRSNRIAYAYLLYRRDKMLREVAEKRLQTIREFTEFGSGFKIAMRDLEIRGAGNLLGAEQHGHMESVGYDMYCRLLEEEVQQLKGEEPKTKEIETTVDLNISAYIPDFYIKNQEQRMELYKKIAIVRTREEYFDIQEEMEDRYGDLPKSVQTLLEIVLLKGEARELGISSIVQKRESILFEFRADGSTDPMKLTKIISEGRGKYLFTAGANPYLTLKLPKDKENKVLEEIKFLLNAIKG; encoded by the coding sequence ATGAAAACACTAACGGAGCCTTTATTGGAGCTGGAAGGTTATCAAAAAGTATTAGAAGCTATACAGAAAAATCACACCCCTGTGTTTGCAACAGGGGTTATTGATGTGGAAAAATCCCATTTTTTATATTCCATCATGGAGCATAGTCAAAAGCCTTTACTGATTTTGACTTATAGCGAATTACGAGCCAGAGAAATTCTTTCTGACATGTCATTTTTTTATAAAAACCCAATCTACTATCCAGCGAAGGATATCCTTTTTTACAGTGCTGATGTGCATAGTATGGAGATGAATCGCCAGCGTTTTGGCGCAGTGGAGAGACTTTTATCAGGAGAAAGACCAATTATTGTTGCCTCCATGGAGGCATTGCTAGATCGATACCCCAAAAAAGAGATATTCTCCCAATTTATACTTACTTTGAAAAATGGTGATATTGTTGATATCAATAAGCTGACAAAGCAACTGATTTGTTTGGGTTATGAACGGGCTGAGCTTGTGGAAAGTGCAGGGCAGTTTGCTTTGCGTGGGGGTATTCTGGATATTTTTTCGTTAACCTCTGATGATGCGGTGCGAATAGAATTTTGGGATGATGAGATAGATTCTATCCGCTTGATGGATGCTTCCAGCCAGCGTTCCATAGACAAATTGGAAGAAACTCATATTTTCCCAATGAGAGAATTGGTTTATGATGAAGATATGGCAGAGCAGGCTGCAAATAAAATGAGCAAAGAATTTTCAAAATCCCTGCAAAGCATGATGAAGAAAGGCCTGATTGAAGAGGCAGAACGTTTAAAAGAAAATATTGGTGAGGATGGGGAGCGTTTGCGCCTTGAAAAGAACCTTTCCAATATCGGTTCCTATATTCCCTATTTTTATGAGGATACCGTTAGTCTTTTGGACTATATACCAGAGGACACCCTCCTTTGTTTTGATGAGCCTGAGCGCATTAGAGAGCATATGAATGCAATTATGGAGGAATATGGGGAAAGCATGAAAGGACGGATTGCTCAAGGGTATTTGCTTCCGGGGCAGGCAAAATTATTATTCGATTACATGGATATTTTGAGGCAAGGGGAGAATTTTGGCCGCATTTTGCTTGCTGGACTTAACCAGAGGACGGCAGATTTTGAACCAAAGGCAAAGGTAAATTTTGCTGTGCGTTCTACGCCATCCTTCAGCAAAAGAGTTGATTTATTTTGCGAGGAATTAGAATACTTGAGAAAAAATGAGTACCGCAGTATTGTTTTGGCGGGAACAGGATCAAGAGCCCAACGTATGGCAAAAGAGCTTTCGGAAATGGGGATTCCAGCGGTTTATATGGAAAGTCTAGAAGCGCCAATTCCCAAGGGTGCTGTTTGGGTTGCCAAGGGAAGTCTATCTAAGGGATTTTGCTATGAATTTATCAACCTTATGGTGTTCTCCGATAGTGAGCTGTTTGGCGGGGGAGAAAAGAAGCAGAAAAAAAATAAACGAAAAAATGGCGCTGCGATAGAAAGCTTTACGGATTTAAAGATGGGAGATTTTGTGGTACACGACAATCACGGAATCGGAATTTTTTGTGGATTGGAAAAAATCTCCGTTGAGGGTGTTCAAAAGGACTATATGAAAATTTCCTACCGAGATGGTGGAAATCTATTTGTACCTGTGAATCAGATGGACATGGTACAAAAATATATTGGTAGCGGCGGTGGGGCTCCCAAGCTGAACAAGCTAGGGGGACAGGATTGGATAAAGGCGAAGGCAAAAACCCGAGCAGCGATTAAAATATTGGCGGAGGATTTGGTTGCCCTTTATGCAAAACGAGCGGCGGCAAAGGGGTACGATTATGGACCTGATACCGTGTGGCAAAGGGAGTTTGAGGAAGCCTTTCCTTATGCGGAAACAGAAGATCAGCTAAATGCCATTGAAGATGTGAAGCATGATATGGAGAGCGGCAAGGTTATGGATCGCCTGATCTGCGGTGATGTAGGGTATGGAAAAACAGAGGTTGCCATTCGTGCCGCCTTCAAAGCGGTACAGGACGGAAAGCAGGTGGCTTTTCTGGTACCCACAACGATTTTGGCGCAACAACATTATAATACATTTATACAACGCATGTCCGGTTACCCTGTCACAATTGAATTGCTTTCCCGTTTCAGAACACCGAAACAGCAAAAGGAAAGCTTGAAAAACTTGGAGCGAGGGTATGCCGATATTGTAATTGGAACCCATCGTATCTTATCAAAGGATGTAGCATTTAAGGATTTGGGATTGATTATTGTGGATGAGGAACAGCGCTTTGGCGTCTCACACAAAGAAAAGCTGAAGCGTCTAAGGGAAAATGTGGATGTGCTCACCTTATCTGCTACACCCATTCCCCGAACCCTTCACATGAGCCTTTCGGGAATACGAGATATGAGCCTTTTGGAGGAACCTCCTCAGGAAAGAAGGCCTGTGCAGACTTATGTTATGGAAAGTAATCCTGAGTTTGTACGGGAGGCAATTCATCGGGAGGTGGCAAGAGGTGGCCAGGTTTATTATTTATATAATAGGGTGGATTCTATCAGCGAGGAGGCCTTTCGACTGCAAAAAATGATACCTGAGGCCAATATTGCCTTTGCCCATGGGCAAATGTCTGAACGGGAATTGGAAGGCATTATGGAGGACTTTATCAGCGGTGAGACGGATGTATTGGTATGTACAACCATCATTGAAACAGGTATGGATATTTCCAATGCCAACACCATTATCATTCAGGACGCCGACCGAATGGGACTGTCTCAGCTCTATCAGCTGAGGGGGCGTGTGGGGCGAAGCAACCGCATTGCCTATGCCTATTTGTTGTATCGCCGTGATAAAATGCTGCGAGAGGTGGCTGAAAAGCGCTTGCAAACCATACGTGAGTTTACGGAGTTTGGCTCAGGCTTTAAAATTGCCATGCGAGATTTGGAAATTCGTGGTGCTGGAAATCTTTTGGGTGCGGAACAGCATGGGCATATGGAATCCGTCGGGTATGATATGTATTGCCGGTTGTTAGAAGAAGAAGTACAACAGCTAAAGGGCGAGGAACCAAAGACGAAGGAAATTGAGACCACGGTGGATCTGAATATCAGCGCTTACATTCCTGATTTTTATATCAAAAACCAAGAACAGCGCATGGAACTATATAAGAAAATTGCCATTGTCAGAACCCGAGAGGAATATTTTGACATTCAAGAGGAAATGGAAGATCGCTATGGGGATTTACCCAAAAGTGTACAGACTCTTTTGGAGATTGTGCTGTTAAAGGGAGAGGCAAGGGAGCTTGGAATTTCTTCAATTGTACAAAAACGTGAAAGCATTCTTTTTGAGTTCCGTGCTGATGGAAGTACTGACCCAATGAAGCTTACAAAAATCATTTCAGAGGGACGGGGGAAATATTTATTTACAGCGGGAGCCAATCCTTATCTAACTTTAAAACTACCCAAGGATAAGGAAAATAAAGTGTTAGAGGAAATTAAATTCTTATTAAATGCAATTAAGGGATAG
- the pth gene encoding aminoacyl-tRNA hydrolase, whose protein sequence is MGLFDKFKKSDKGQEFFVIVGLGNPGPKYEGTKHNIGFDVVDRLGKKYNIEIDKFKHKALIGDGMIEGSRVLLVKPQTFMNLSGESVREIVNFYKIPQDHFLVIYDDTSLPVGNVRIREKGSHGGHNGIRNIIAQMGTDMFWRIKVGIGEKPNGWDLADYVLAKFDKNDLPMIAQGADKGVKAVELILTRGIMDAMNQMNQKPKPPQKEKPKKTAEVKTEKEPQGEVEE, encoded by the coding sequence ATGGGACTTTTTGATAAATTTAAGAAAAGCGATAAAGGACAAGAGTTTTTTGTCATTGTGGGTTTAGGCAATCCCGGGCCCAAATATGAGGGAACCAAGCACAATATTGGGTTTGATGTGGTAGACCGGCTGGGAAAGAAATATAATATAGAGATTGATAAATTTAAACATAAGGCATTGATTGGCGATGGAATGATTGAAGGAAGCAGAGTGCTTCTGGTAAAGCCACAAACCTTTATGAATCTAAGCGGAGAAAGTGTACGTGAGATTGTTAATTTTTATAAAATACCGCAAGATCATTTCCTAGTAATCTATGATGATACCAGTTTGCCAGTTGGCAATGTGCGCATTCGCGAGAAAGGCAGCCACGGCGGGCATAACGGTATTCGTAATATCATTGCACAAATGGGGACAGATATGTTTTGGCGTATCAAGGTAGGCATTGGCGAGAAACCCAACGGGTGGGATTTGGCAGATTATGTTTTGGCGAAGTTTGATAAAAATGATTTGCCCATGATTGCCCAGGGAGCTGATAAAGGGGTAAAGGCTGTGGAGCTGATTTTGACCCGAGGCATTATGGATGCCATGAATCAAATGAATCAAAAGCCGAAACCGCCCCAAAAGGAGAAACCGAAAAAGACAGCTGAGGTGAAAACGGAAAAAGAACCTCAGGGTGAGGTGGAGGAATGA